One genomic region from Nocardia vinacea encodes:
- a CDS encoding DUF6002 family protein, with protein sequence MVIAQTALPVDIDGDSVLVRYYADLRTAARLYRSENGAPKTPGLPMDPELPELTEPLAQLLGTARMRMVGLGSHAGRELRLLDLRGTASTRTTKTFASVLIVARAVAHIQRTGERVMIVTPTSANKGTALRDAVLRAIRLGLVSAAQLSIAVVVPAGSLPKLWASDLSEDSELLRRNPILLYDGERSDGVKALADEFVRAAADSFERDRGVRLWYTMDLANYIVADTARAFFEADVSAVAPPQGRLHAHAVSSAFGLLGYHLGRRVRHPETDPDHPQFLLVQHLRTPDMVTSLLRARSGGDIPPRYVRDESAEVFAQHDDPHFPAVTDSPTEDLDSTFYTRQPATSPTMNAIIERHGGDGIVVSRRECLARYDELRARLAAVDIALPADAAALREWSLVMALTGVMNAVERGLVPAGAEMVVHGSGSYSTDDYVPLSEACTTRVRAAADLEAPLTKAAL encoded by the coding sequence ATGGTGATCGCACAGACCGCACTTCCGGTGGATATCGACGGCGACAGTGTGCTGGTCCGCTACTACGCGGACCTGCGCACCGCGGCCCGGCTCTACCGGTCCGAGAACGGAGCTCCGAAGACGCCGGGTTTGCCCATGGATCCGGAGCTTCCCGAGCTGACCGAGCCGCTGGCGCAGTTGCTGGGGACCGCTCGAATGCGGATGGTCGGACTGGGTTCCCACGCGGGCCGGGAGTTGCGGCTGCTGGACTTGCGCGGCACCGCGTCCACGCGAACCACGAAGACGTTCGCCTCGGTGCTAATCGTGGCCAGGGCGGTGGCGCATATCCAGCGAACCGGCGAGCGGGTGATGATCGTGACGCCGACATCGGCGAACAAGGGCACCGCATTGCGCGATGCGGTGCTGCGTGCGATCCGACTCGGTCTGGTGTCGGCCGCGCAGTTGAGCATCGCCGTGGTCGTTCCTGCGGGGTCGCTACCCAAGTTGTGGGCTTCCGATCTGTCCGAGGACTCGGAGTTGTTGCGGCGCAACCCGATCCTGCTCTATGACGGGGAGCGATCGGACGGGGTCAAGGCGTTGGCCGACGAGTTCGTGCGTGCGGCCGCGGACTCCTTCGAGCGAGATCGGGGAGTTCGGCTTTGGTACACCATGGATTTGGCCAATTACATCGTCGCCGATACCGCGCGGGCCTTCTTCGAGGCGGACGTGTCGGCTGTGGCACCGCCGCAGGGCCGACTGCACGCGCATGCCGTATCGAGCGCGTTCGGGCTGCTCGGTTACCACCTCGGCAGGCGGGTACGCCACCCCGAGACCGACCCGGACCATCCGCAATTCCTGCTGGTGCAGCACTTGCGCACGCCGGATATGGTGACGAGCCTGCTTCGCGCGAGGTCAGGTGGCGATATCCCGCCGCGCTATGTGCGGGACGAATCCGCCGAAGTGTTCGCACAGCACGATGATCCGCACTTCCCAGCAGTCACCGACAGCCCCACCGAGGATTTGGACAGCACCTTCTACACGCGCCAACCGGCCACGTCGCCGACCATGAACGCGATCATCGAACGGCATGGTGGCGACGGCATCGTGGTGTCGCGGCGGGAATGCCTGGCCCGGTACGACGAGCTGCGGGCCCGCTTGGCCGCGGTAGACATCGCGCTGCCCGCTGACGCCGCCGCACTGCGGGAGTGGTCGCTGGTGATGGCTTTGACCGGCGTAATGAATGCCGTCGAACGCGGTTTGGTGCCCGCGGGTGCGGAGATGGTGGTGCACGGCTCGGGCAGCTATTCCACCGACGACTATGTGCCGCTGTCCGAGGCGTGCACCACACGGGTGCGTGCGGCCGCCGATCTCGAGGCTCCGTTGACCAAGGCCGCACTGTGA
- a CDS encoding pyrroline-5-carboxylate reductase family protein, producing the protein MTDNRNAALGGARTFTTIGMVGAGNMARALATGWATPILCTDNGSGRAAELAADTGGVAVATNAELGARADVIVLCHKPGQLAAVGRELDGTQAVVVSVLSGVTSAQLNAVYRRSRAMRVTVNLPVRVRAGIVSLPTGQSVDAEVESAVAALFGRVGTVVRIPEHQVDALIPLAGVGPALVAMFAQAQADAAIHAGLPASLARSLATETLHGTAALLAEFEHDTLALRRAVASPGGPTERALAAAQAQGLPHAVLAAARAALAKVTN; encoded by the coding sequence ATGACCGACAACCGGAACGCCGCGCTCGGCGGTGCGCGGACCTTCACGACGATCGGTATGGTCGGTGCGGGAAATATGGCGCGTGCCTTGGCAACCGGGTGGGCAACTCCGATCCTGTGCACCGACAACGGCTCGGGGCGCGCCGCTGAGCTGGCCGCGGACACCGGCGGCGTGGCCGTGGCGACCAATGCCGAACTGGGCGCCCGCGCGGACGTGATCGTGTTGTGTCACAAGCCGGGACAGCTCGCCGCGGTGGGCCGGGAACTCGACGGGACGCAGGCCGTGGTGGTCTCGGTGCTATCCGGCGTGACATCCGCACAGCTGAACGCGGTGTACCGCCGGTCGCGGGCGATGCGAGTGACGGTCAATCTCCCGGTCCGGGTCCGCGCGGGGATCGTATCGCTGCCGACCGGCCAGAGCGTGGACGCCGAGGTGGAGTCCGCCGTGGCCGCACTGTTCGGCAGGGTGGGTACGGTCGTCCGAATCCCGGAACATCAAGTGGACGCGCTGATTCCATTGGCCGGCGTGGGTCCCGCACTGGTCGCGATGTTCGCACAGGCACAAGCGGATGCGGCCATCCACGCCGGGCTTCCGGCGAGTCTGGCGAGGTCGCTGGCGACCGAAACACTGCACGGCACGGCCGCCCTCTTGGCCGAATTCGAGCACGACACGCTCGCGCTGCGTCGAGCGGTGGCCTCGCCTGGTGGGCCGACCGAACGAGCTCTGGCGGCGGCGCAGGCTCAGGGACTACCGCACGCGGTACTCGCCGCTGCTCGGGCAGCATTGGCCAAGGTGACCAACTAG